The proteins below are encoded in one region of Pseudomonas putida NBRC 14164:
- a CDS encoding PadR family transcriptional regulator, with protein MREHTPHDPFERRPGRGERGPRVFAPGDLKLLMLDLLAEQPGHGYDLIRQIENLFDGSYSPSPGVIYPTLNFLEEAELISGQVQGSKRLYAITDAGRSALAEQAIALDGVRMRIEVSKRALRGHDRPPEIHEAVGNLRHALHMHSGRWTPEEIQRVRDLLNHTAKAIASGPADPVGETSHE; from the coding sequence ATGCGTGAACACACCCCCCATGACCCCTTCGAGCGGCGCCCCGGCCGCGGCGAGCGCGGCCCACGCGTCTTCGCCCCCGGTGACCTCAAGCTGCTGATGCTGGACCTGCTGGCCGAGCAGCCCGGCCACGGTTACGACCTGATCCGCCAGATCGAAAACCTGTTCGACGGCAGCTACAGCCCAAGCCCAGGGGTGATCTACCCCACGCTGAATTTTCTTGAAGAGGCCGAGCTGATCAGCGGCCAGGTGCAGGGCAGCAAACGCCTCTATGCCATCACCGACGCCGGGCGCAGCGCCCTGGCCGAGCAGGCTATCGCCCTGGACGGCGTGCGCATGCGCATCGAAGTCAGCAAACGCGCCCTGCGCGGCCACGACCGCCCGCCTGAAATCCATGAAGCGGTCGGCAACCTGCGCCACGCACTGCACATGCACAGCGGCCGCTGGACTCCGGAAGAAATCCAACGGGTCCGCGACTTGCTCAACCATACCGCCAAGGCCATCGCCTCCGGGCCGGCCGACCCTGTCGGGGAGACTTCCCATGAGTGA
- a CDS encoding carbohydrate porin — MLQLPKTCYIGLALSALATPAAASEMFASDSPWMLGDWGGTRSELLEKGYDFTLGYTGEMGSNLHGGYDHDRTARYSDQFTFGSHLDLDKILGWQDAEFQLTITERHGDNISNDRINDPRVGGFTSAQEVWGRGETWRLTQMWIKQKYFDGALDVKFGRFGEGEDFNSFPCDFQNLAFCGSQVGNWVGGIWYNWPVSQWALRVRYNLSDELYTQVGVFEQNPSNLESGNGFKLSGSGTQGAVMPIELVWTPRIQGLKGEYRAGYYYSNAKAQDVLKDSNGQPAAVSGAAYRSSSSKHGMWLGAQQQVTSLASDQSRGLSLFANATVHDKKTNAIDNYVQAGLVYKGPFDARAKDDIGFAVARVHVNPAYRKNARLANQAAGLYDYDNPGFLPVQDTEYSAELYYGIHLADWLTVRPNLQYIRHPGGVSQVDGALVGGLKIQSSF, encoded by the coding sequence ATGCTTCAACTGCCCAAAACCTGTTACATCGGCCTTGCCCTCAGCGCCTTGGCGACACCCGCCGCCGCCAGCGAAATGTTTGCCAGCGACTCCCCATGGATGCTCGGCGACTGGGGCGGCACCCGCAGCGAATTGCTGGAAAAAGGCTACGACTTCACCCTCGGCTACACCGGGGAGATGGGCAGCAACCTGCACGGTGGCTACGACCACGACCGTACCGCGCGCTACAGCGACCAGTTCACCTTTGGCAGCCACCTGGACCTGGACAAGATCCTCGGCTGGCAAGACGCCGAATTCCAGCTGACCATCACCGAGCGCCACGGCGACAACATCAGCAACGACCGCATCAACGACCCCCGCGTTGGCGGCTTCACCTCGGCCCAGGAAGTCTGGGGCCGTGGCGAAACCTGGAGGCTGACGCAGATGTGGATCAAGCAGAAGTACTTCGATGGTGCGCTGGACGTGAAATTCGGCCGCTTCGGCGAAGGCGAGGACTTCAACAGCTTCCCTTGCGACTTCCAGAACCTGGCCTTCTGCGGCTCGCAGGTGGGCAACTGGGTGGGTGGCATCTGGTACAACTGGCCGGTCAGCCAGTGGGCTCTGCGCGTGCGCTACAACCTCAGCGACGAGCTTTACACCCAGGTCGGCGTGTTCGAGCAGAACCCCTCCAACCTGGAATCGGGCAACGGCTTCAAGCTCAGCGGCAGCGGCACCCAGGGCGCGGTAATGCCGATCGAACTGGTATGGACCCCACGCATCCAAGGCCTGAAAGGGGAATATCGCGCCGGCTACTACTACAGTAATGCCAAGGCACAGGATGTTCTCAAGGACAGCAACGGCCAGCCGGCCGCCGTCAGCGGCGCCGCCTACCGCAGCAGTTCGAGCAAGCACGGCATGTGGCTCGGCGCCCAGCAGCAGGTAACTTCGCTGGCCTCCGACCAGTCGCGTGGCCTGAGCCTGTTCGCCAACGCCACGGTGCATGACAAGAAGACCAATGCCATCGACAACTATGTGCAGGCAGGACTGGTATACAAAGGGCCTTTCGACGCCCGCGCCAAGGACGACATCGGTTTCGCCGTCGCCCGCGTGCACGTCAACCCTGCCTACCGCAAGAACGCCCGCCTGGCCAACCAGGCCGCCGGGCTCTACGACTACGACAACCCCGGTTTCCTGCCTGTGCAGGACACCGAGTACAGCGCCGAGCTGTACTACGGCATCCATTTGGCCGACTGGCTCACGGTGCGCCCCAACCTGCAGTACATCCGCCACCCGGGCGGGGTGTCGCAGGTCGATGGCGCCCTGGTCGGCGGCCTGAAGATCCAGAGCAGTTTCTAA
- a CDS encoding TonB-dependent receptor, producing the protein MLYSPLRLSPLAVALWLAASPSQAVELEPQVITANPLGNRQLAAPSTVLEGDNLLQQQHGSLGETLNKQPGVASTWFGPGASRPVIRGLDGDRIRILRNGVGALDASSLSYDHAVPLDPVTVDRVEIVRGPAALLYGGNAIGGVVNTFDNRIPDAPIEGIHGAGELRYGGADTTRSSAGKLEAGNGAFALHLDANSRQFNDLRIPGYARSSKVRDADEPGSKHRLENSDGRQDGGAVGGAYHWDHGYAGLSYSGYDSNYGSVAESGVRLDMKQDHYAFASELRDLDGPFSSVKVDAGYTDYEHSEIEEGEVHTTFKNKGYEARIEARHQPLGPVEGVIGAQVSRNEFSALGEEAFVPHTNTDSLALFMLEQWQATERLNLSLGARLEHTRVDPDAKGNENFVDADSASSFNAFSLSSGAVYQLDPIWSLAANLGYTERAPTFYELYANGAHVATGAFEVGDASLNKEKAISADLALRFDNGTHKGSVGVFYSHFRNYIGLIGTGNLREGGHDHDHGEDDHDHDHDHDGFPEYQYQGVRARFYGIEAQDRWQLVENRYGSFALELSGDYTRAKNLDSGEPLPRIAPLRLNSGLVWELDRWQARVDVQHAASQHRKPANETSTDGYTTLGASVGYRFDIGQSQWLAFVRGENLTDQTVRYASSILRDIAPAPGRSVEVGLRTTF; encoded by the coding sequence ATGCTGTACTCACCGCTTCGCCTCTCCCCCCTTGCCGTCGCGCTCTGGCTGGCTGCGTCGCCCAGCCAGGCCGTGGAACTCGAACCCCAGGTCATCACCGCCAACCCATTGGGCAACCGCCAGTTGGCCGCCCCCAGCACCGTGCTCGAAGGCGACAACCTGCTGCAGCAACAGCACGGTAGCCTCGGTGAAACCCTCAACAAGCAGCCCGGGGTCGCCTCGACCTGGTTCGGCCCTGGCGCCAGCCGCCCGGTAATCCGCGGCCTGGACGGCGACCGCATTCGCATCCTGCGCAATGGCGTCGGCGCGCTGGATGCCTCGTCGCTGTCCTATGACCACGCCGTGCCGCTGGACCCGGTCACTGTCGACCGCGTCGAGATCGTCCGCGGCCCGGCCGCCCTGCTCTACGGCGGCAACGCCATCGGTGGCGTGGTCAACACCTTCGACAACCGCATCCCGGATGCACCGATCGAAGGCATCCACGGTGCCGGTGAGTTGCGCTACGGTGGCGCCGACACCACGCGCAGCAGCGCCGGCAAGCTGGAGGCGGGTAACGGTGCCTTCGCCCTGCACCTGGATGCCAACAGCCGCCAGTTCAACGACCTGCGCATCCCCGGCTACGCCCGCAGTTCCAAGGTGCGTGACGCCGATGAGCCCGGCAGCAAACACCGCCTGGAAAACAGCGACGGCCGCCAGGACGGCGGTGCAGTCGGTGGTGCCTATCACTGGGATCATGGTTACGCCGGCCTGTCGTACAGCGGCTACGACAGCAATTACGGCTCGGTGGCAGAGTCCGGTGTGCGCCTGGACATGAAACAGGACCACTACGCCTTCGCCTCCGAGCTGCGCGACCTGGACGGCCCGTTCAGCTCGGTCAAGGTCGATGCTGGCTATACAGATTACGAACACAGCGAGATCGAAGAAGGCGAGGTGCACACCACCTTCAAGAACAAGGGCTACGAAGCACGTATCGAAGCCCGCCATCAACCGCTCGGGCCGGTGGAGGGGGTGATCGGTGCCCAGGTCAGCCGCAACGAATTCTCTGCCCTCGGCGAGGAAGCCTTTGTCCCGCACACCAACACCGACAGCCTGGCGCTGTTCATGCTGGAGCAATGGCAGGCCACAGAGCGGCTGAACCTGAGCCTGGGCGCACGCCTGGAGCACACCCGGGTAGACCCGGACGCCAAAGGCAACGAAAACTTCGTCGATGCCGACAGCGCCAGCAGCTTCAACGCGTTCAGCCTGTCTTCCGGTGCGGTGTACCAGCTCGACCCGATCTGGTCGCTGGCCGCCAACCTTGGCTACACCGAGCGCGCCCCGACTTTCTACGAGCTGTACGCCAATGGTGCGCATGTGGCCACCGGCGCCTTTGAAGTGGGTGACGCCAGCCTGAACAAGGAAAAGGCCATTTCCGCCGACTTGGCGCTGCGCTTCGACAATGGCACCCACAAAGGCAGTGTCGGGGTGTTCTACAGCCACTTCCGCAACTACATCGGGCTGATCGGCACCGGCAACCTGCGCGAGGGCGGGCATGACCACGACCATGGCGAGGATGACCACGACCACGATCATGACCACGATGGCTTCCCGGAATACCAGTACCAGGGCGTGCGCGCGCGCTTCTACGGCATCGAGGCCCAGGATCGCTGGCAGCTGGTCGAGAACCGCTACGGCAGCTTCGCGCTGGAGTTGTCCGGTGACTACACCCGGGCCAAGAACCTCGACAGCGGCGAACCTTTGCCACGCATCGCCCCGCTGCGCCTGAACAGCGGCCTGGTATGGGAACTGGACCGCTGGCAGGCGCGGGTAGATGTGCAACATGCGGCATCGCAGCACCGCAAGCCGGCCAACGAAACCAGCACCGATGGCTACACCACATTGGGGGCGAGCGTGGGTTACCGCTTTGACATTGGCCAGAGCCAGTGGCTGGCATTTGTGCGCGGCGAAAACCTGACCGACCAGACCGTGCGTTATGCCAGCTCGATCCTGCGCGATATCGCACCGGCACCGGGGCGCAGTGTGGAAGTGGGGTTGCGTACCACCTTCTGA
- a CDS encoding Pr6Pr family membrane protein — protein MPRRPWLTGMAVLGWFGLTVQVYLVLLARWQEQASLIGGLINVFGYFTVLTNTLVATVLSYAAFGREGRARRFFLSPSVSAAVAASIVLVALAYSVLLRHLWHPQGWQWLADELLHDVMPLLYALYWWCEVPKGSLRLWHLAVWAMYPAVYFAYALWRGSEIGVYAYPFIDVASLGYGQVMLNALGVLAGFWGIGLVLLGLDRWRGVRKFA, from the coding sequence ATGCCGCGCCGCCCCTGGCTGACCGGCATGGCCGTGCTGGGCTGGTTCGGCCTGACCGTGCAGGTATACCTGGTGCTGCTGGCGCGCTGGCAGGAACAGGCCAGCCTGATTGGCGGCCTGATCAATGTGTTCGGCTATTTCACCGTGCTGACCAACACCTTGGTGGCGACGGTGCTCAGTTATGCAGCGTTCGGTCGTGAAGGCCGCGCCAGGCGCTTCTTCCTGTCGCCGTCGGTGAGTGCTGCAGTGGCAGCCAGCATCGTGCTGGTGGCGCTGGCCTACAGCGTGTTGCTGCGCCACTTGTGGCACCCGCAAGGCTGGCAGTGGCTGGCGGACGAGTTGCTGCACGATGTGATGCCGCTGCTGTATGCCTTGTACTGGTGGTGCGAGGTGCCCAAGGGCAGCCTGCGGCTATGGCACCTGGCAGTGTGGGCGATGTACCCGGCGGTGTATTTTGCCTATGCGCTGTGGCGGGGGAGCGAGATTGGCGTATACGCCTACCCCTTCATCGATGTGGCGAGCCTGGGATATGGGCAGGTGATGCTCAATGCCCTGGGGGTGCTGGCGGGGTTCTGGGGGATCGGGTTGGTGCTGCTTGGGCTGGATCGGTGGCGCGGGGTGCGGAAATTTGCTTAG
- a CDS encoding VF530 family protein, with protein MSTAQHNALHGKTLEQILTELVAHYQWQGLAERIDVRCFKSNPSIKSSLAFLRKTPWAREKVEQLYVKLQRKA; from the coding sequence ATGAGCACGGCCCAACACAACGCGCTGCACGGCAAGACCCTTGAACAGATCCTCACCGAGCTGGTGGCGCACTACCAATGGCAGGGCCTGGCCGAGCGCATCGATGTGCGTTGCTTCAAGAGCAACCCCAGCATCAAGTCGAGCCTGGCCTTTTTGCGCAAGACGCCGTGGGCGCGAGAAAAGGTCGAGCAGTTGTACGTGAAGCTGCAGCGCAAGGCCTGA
- a CDS encoding glucose/quinate/shikimate family membrane-bound PQQ-dependent dehydrogenase has product MSTEGANQGSRWLPRLIGALLLLMGLALLAGGIKLSQLGGSLYYLIAGIGFALSGILLLAQRRIALGLYGLVLLGSTVWALLEVGLDWWQLVPRLAIWFAIGVVLLLPWARRPLTGPASKANTALLGVAVVASGACALGSQFTHPGEVFGELGRESSEMASAAPAMPDGEWQAYGRTEHGDRYSPLRQITPQNAYRLEEAWRIRTGDLPTENDPVELTNQNTPLKVNGMLYACTAHSRLLALDPDTGAEIWRYDPQVKSPTGTFKGFAHMTCRGVSYYDENRYVSRDGSPVPKITDAGQAVAQACPRRLYLPTADARLIAINADNGKVCEGFANQGVIDLTTGIGPFTAGGYYSTSPAAVTRDLVIIGGHVTDNESTNEPSGVIRAYDVHDGHLVWNWDSNNPEDTKPLAPGKMYSRNSANMWSIASVDEDLGMIYLPLGNQTPDQWGADRTPGAEKYSAGVVALDLATGKARWNYQFTHHDLWDMDVGSQPTLVHLKTDDGVKPAIIVPTKQGSLYVLDRRDGTPIVPIREIPTPQGAVKGDHTSPTQARSDLNLLGPELTEQAMWGATPFDQMLCRIQFRELRYEGQYTPPSEQGSLIYPGNVGVFNWGSVSVDPVRQLLFTSPNYMAFVSKMVPREQVAEGSKRESETSGVQPNTGAPYAVTMHPFMSPLGVPCQAPAWGYVAAIDLFTNKVVWKHKNGTTRDSTPVPIGLPVGVPSMGGSIVTAGGVGFLSGTLDQYLRAYDVNNGKELWSARLPAGGQATPMTYTGKDGKQYVLVTAGGHGSLGTKMGDYIIAYKLAD; this is encoded by the coding sequence ATGAGCACTGAAGGTGCCAACCAAGGAAGCCGCTGGCTACCTCGCCTGATCGGCGCGCTGCTGTTGCTGATGGGCCTGGCCCTGCTGGCCGGCGGTATCAAACTGAGCCAGCTGGGCGGATCGCTGTACTACCTGATCGCCGGTATCGGCTTTGCCCTTTCGGGCATCCTGCTGCTGGCCCAGCGCCGCATTGCCTTGGGCCTGTATGGCCTGGTGCTGCTGGGCAGCACCGTGTGGGCCCTGCTCGAAGTGGGCCTGGACTGGTGGCAACTGGTGCCACGCCTGGCCATCTGGTTTGCCATCGGCGTGGTGCTGTTGCTGCCATGGGCACGTCGCCCGTTGACCGGCCCGGCCAGCAAGGCCAACACTGCACTGCTGGGCGTTGCCGTGGTTGCTTCGGGGGCATGTGCCCTGGGCAGCCAGTTCACCCACCCCGGCGAAGTGTTCGGCGAACTGGGCCGCGAAAGCAGCGAAATGGCCAGCGCCGCCCCGGCCATGCCTGACGGCGAGTGGCAGGCCTACGGCCGCACCGAGCATGGCGACCGCTATTCGCCGCTGCGCCAGATCACCCCGCAGAATGCCTACCGCCTGGAAGAAGCCTGGCGTATCCGCACCGGCGACCTGCCGACCGAAAACGACCCTGTGGAGCTGACCAACCAGAACACCCCGCTGAAGGTCAACGGCATGCTCTACGCCTGTACCGCACACAGCCGCCTGCTGGCCCTGGACCCGGACACCGGCGCAGAAATCTGGCGCTACGACCCGCAGGTCAAGAGCCCGACCGGCACCTTCAAAGGCTTTGCCCACATGACATGCCGTGGCGTTTCGTACTATGACGAAAACCGCTACGTCAGCCGCGACGGCAGCCCGGTACCGAAAATTACCGACGCAGGCCAAGCCGTGGCGCAGGCCTGCCCGCGCCGCCTGTACCTGCCTACCGCAGATGCTCGCCTGATCGCCATCAACGCCGACAACGGCAAAGTGTGCGAAGGCTTCGCCAACCAGGGCGTGATCGACCTCACCACCGGCATCGGCCCGTTCACTGCCGGCGGCTACTACTCCACCTCGCCTGCCGCTGTCACCCGTGACCTGGTGATCATCGGTGGCCATGTCACCGACAACGAGTCGACCAACGAGCCGTCGGGCGTCATCCGCGCCTACGATGTGCACGACGGCCACCTGGTGTGGAACTGGGACAGCAACAACCCGGAAGACACCAAGCCGTTGGCCCCAGGCAAGATGTACAGCCGCAACTCGGCCAACATGTGGTCGATCGCCAGCGTCGACGAAGACCTGGGCATGATCTACCTGCCGCTGGGCAACCAGACCCCGGACCAGTGGGGCGCCGACCGTACCCCGGGCGCCGAGAAGTACAGCGCCGGCGTGGTCGCCCTGGACCTGGCCACCGGCAAGGCCCGCTGGAACTACCAGTTCACCCACCACGACCTGTGGGACATGGACGTCGGCAGCCAGCCGACCCTGGTCCACCTGAAGACTGACGATGGCGTGAAACCTGCGATCATCGTGCCGACCAAGCAAGGTAGCCTGTACGTGCTCGACCGCCGCGACGGTACGCCGATCGTGCCGATCCGCGAAATCCCCACCCCGCAAGGCGCAGTGAAGGGCGACCACACCTCGCCGACCCAGGCCCGCTCCGACCTCAATCTGCTCGGCCCTGAGCTGACCGAACAGGCCATGTGGGGCGCCACGCCGTTCGACCAGATGCTGTGCCGCATCCAGTTCCGCGAACTGCGCTACGAAGGCCAGTACACCCCGCCATCCGAGCAGGGCTCGCTGATCTATCCGGGTAACGTGGGGGTCTTCAACTGGGGCAGCGTGTCGGTCGACCCGGTGCGCCAACTGCTGTTCACCTCGCCCAACTACATGGCCTTCGTGTCGAAGATGGTGCCGCGCGAGCAGGTCGCCGAAGGCAGCAAGCGCGAAAGCGAGACCAGCGGCGTGCAGCCCAATACTGGCGCGCCCTACGCGGTGACCATGCACCCGTTCATGTCGCCGCTGGGCGTACCGTGCCAGGCCCCGGCCTGGGGCTATGTCGCCGCCATCGACCTGTTCACCAACAAGGTGGTGTGGAAGCACAAGAACGGCACCACCCGCGACAGCACCCCGGTACCGATCGGCCTGCCGGTTGGCGTGCCGAGCATGGGCGGTTCGATCGTTACCGCAGGCGGCGTCGGCTTCCTCAGCGGCACCCTCGACCAGTACCTGCGTGCTTATGACGTGAACAACGGCAAGGAACTGTGGAGTGCCCGCCTGCCAGCGGGTGGCCAGGCCACGCCGATGACTTACACCGGCAAGGATGGCAAGCAGTATGTGCTGGTGACTGCTGGCGGCCATGGCTCGCTGGGCACCAAAATGGGTGATTACATCATCGCTTACAAACTCGCTGACTAA
- a CDS encoding siderophore-interacting protein, with protein sequence MSDTIHRVNHEIRQRRLQVLRVTELTPRMRRITLGGAELQGFSSVGSDDHIKLLFAETPEQQQAIEARNMGRDGGARPTMREYTPRRIDLVANELDIDFVLHGDGPASTWAAQATPGQTLDIAGPRASLVVPDMFDSYLLIGDETAIPAIGRRLDELPAGRQVLAVIQIEDEQERQPLPSKAQVEVIWVRRQQEDLLELVKNLTLPQGRLYGWVALEKALTRQAKALLLEKGVPEDALKAAAYWRADGTADDE encoded by the coding sequence ATGAGTGACACCATCCACCGCGTCAACCACGAGATCCGCCAACGCCGTCTGCAGGTACTGCGCGTCACCGAGCTGACCCCACGCATGCGCCGCATCACCCTCGGCGGTGCCGAACTGCAAGGTTTCAGCAGCGTCGGCAGTGACGACCATATCAAGCTGCTGTTCGCCGAAACGCCGGAGCAACAACAGGCCATCGAGGCCCGTAATATGGGCCGGGACGGTGGCGCACGGCCCACCATGCGCGAGTACACGCCACGGCGCATCGACCTGGTGGCCAATGAACTGGACATCGACTTCGTGCTGCACGGTGACGGCCCAGCCTCCACCTGGGCCGCCCAGGCCACCCCGGGGCAAACCCTGGACATCGCCGGGCCACGGGCCTCGCTGGTGGTGCCGGATATGTTCGACAGCTACCTGCTGATCGGTGACGAAACCGCCATTCCGGCGATTGGTCGGCGCCTGGACGAACTGCCGGCTGGCCGCCAGGTGCTGGCGGTGATCCAGATCGAAGACGAGCAGGAGCGCCAGCCGTTGCCGAGCAAGGCACAGGTCGAAGTCATCTGGGTGCGTCGCCAGCAAGAAGATTTGCTGGAACTGGTGAAGAACCTGACCTTGCCGCAAGGCCGGTTGTATGGCTGGGTGGCGCTGGAAAAAGCCCTGACCCGCCAGGCCAAGGCGCTGTTGCTGGAAAAAGGGGTGCCTGAGGATGCGCTGAAGGCTGCGGCCTACTGGCGTGCCGACGGGACTGCGGACGACGAGTGA